ccgtCAGTGCAGTCATCCTGAGACGTTTTTCTCTCTACAACTTGCAGCGCTGCCCCCAGTGACGTGTTGGTCTCAACAAGCCTCTTCTGAACCAACACCTCCGAGCAGGCCTCACCAGCCTGGGCCTTTCCTGCTCTCCTGGCCTGGCCTGGAGGCACCAAGGTGCGGTAGGATGGAGCGCGGGTTGCCTGGGCTGTAGGGGCTGAGGTTATGGATGAGCTGAGCTGGGGAAGTGTAGAGGCAGAGACAGTAGCAGGCATCTGATTCGTTGGCCTGGATGTTCCTGTTCTCTGCAGAATGCCTGCTTTGGTTGCCGTTACTGGTTTCTGTGGATTGCCTGGTATAcaggtggttgtgtgtgtattttgaCTGGCTGTTATATGGTTCTGTGTGCTGCCTGTCGCTGTCTTCTGTTGACTGGCTGGTATAGGGGTGAGGATAGGTTTGAGGACAGGGCTGGTTGGTTTGGAGGACAGGGCTGGTTGGTTTGGAGGACAGGGCTGGTTGGTTTGGAGGACAGGGGTGGTTGGTTTGAGGACAGGGGTGGTTGGTTTGAGGACAGGGGTGGTTGGTTTGGAGGACAGGGGTGGTTTCTGGCCTTTCCCTGTCAATTCTGTTCTCTGTAAACAGCTCCCTGACTTCACACCTGCTTCCTCCTCTTGCtggtctctgtttgtgtgtgtgtggaagccatTGGaccggctgtgtgtgtgtggctgtgtgtgtccgTCGTCTTCGCTGGCGGTGAAGATctcgtccagtgtgtgtgtttcccggTCTTTGGGCTGACGCCGTCGTTTGACCGTGTCCGACTCTTTGAGGTTGAACTCAGGGACCCCCAAGGACTTTGGGGCCTGCATTTTTGGGTCTTCTGGAGAAGCCTGGGGTTGGATTTCAGGGTCTGACCGGAAGCCTGCTCCCATCCTGGGCCGCTGTTTGATGGTGAGGTTGCCCTCCTCCGCAAAAGGGAGGTTCTCATTGGAGCTACTCTGAGGTGATGTAGAGCTTTCCAATACTGAACCATGCTTctgcactctctcctcttctgggcttttctctatccctccatctctatccctccgcTCGGCCCCCATCCTCCTCAGGCTTCCCAGCCCCAGAGCGGGTACAGGTTTGTGGGATGCGAGGGTGGGGTTGTGAGGGGAGGGTAACGCTACCCCCTTAGAGGGGCTGCCCCCGGGCCTGGACCCCTGTAGCCTGGCTGCGATGCTTCTCACACTGCCTGCACTCTCTGtcaccacccctcccacctccacctgCCCTGCCACTACTGCCACTCCTGAAGCACTGGCCTGGCTGCCACTCACCGAGCTCATCCTCTTAGGTGGCGGAGGGGGCGGGCCTTTGCGGCGAGAGCGGACAGCGAATGAGTGGCTCCGGCTGATGTGGCGTTGGACGGCGGAGGAATTTGATTGGCCGCAGCCTGTTTTGCGTCCTAGTGTTGCGTACGAGGGCATGGTCACCGGAGGGACGGATTCCTGCAGCGATGACTCGTCGTCTTCCGGTTCTCCATCTGACAGGGCGTAGTGGGACAGACTCTGGGTGCGTTTCTTGAGAGCCTCTGTGTTGAGGCCTTGTCCTGGGAGGGGGATTGCTCCAGCCCGGGGCTTGGGTAGGCCACGTTGGCACATATAGGTGCCTCCTTCCTGGGTGTGGAGGTAGTTGAAGGCCCTCTGTGTGGGGGAGgcctggggagaggagaagggaagagggtGGGCCGGGGGCTTGCAAGGTTTGGGTTTACTATGCACGGCTGGGTAGGCGAAGCGGGGCATCGAGctgggggtgagaggaggggtgaggggggtgaTGGGTAGTTTAGTGGGTGGCTGGGGGTGGCGCTTCTGGTCTGGCCACACCTCTGTgagtctctgtcggtctctccctGGACTACCTCCTcccccctgtctccttccccctcctcccaagCTTTCGTCCGAGCGACTGTGCACTCCAGCCGATGCCAGAGTCTGTTGGTGAAGCTCTTGGGAATATCCCGTAAAATTCCCAGATATTCCAGAATTCCCAGAATTCCCAGATCCGCGGGAGCACGTTCCGATGCTCTCCCTCACACCCACCCCAAacccccctctccccactcctcctcctgctgccctCCCCATCATGGTGTTCTGTACCTCTGTGCTCAGCTCGCTGTCATGGAATGAGGGGAAGGGTGTCCTGGGGGTGTGAGGGGAAAGGGGGCAGCAGTCGTAGGGGATCTCGGGGGGCTCA
This region of Oncorhynchus tshawytscha isolate Ot180627B linkage group LG25, Otsh_v2.0, whole genome shotgun sequence genomic DNA includes:
- the LOC112236150 gene encoding caskin-2-like isoform X1 yields the protein MGKEQDLLVAVKSGDILLAQKLLAKVTYNKTKLLGSTKRLNINYQDLDGFSALHHAALTGTTELLSLLLEAQATVDIKDINGMRPLHYAAWQGKADSVLLLLRAGASVNTLSQDGHIPLHLSAQYGHYQVSEMLLQHQSNPCLVNKANKTPLDLACEFGRLEVAQLLLNSNMVVALLEGEGLDGLDNASSNTPLHLAARNGHKDIIRVLLKAGIDINRTTQAGTCLHEAALYGKTEVVCLLLDAGIDVNLRDTYNQTALDNVNQFTTSSASRDIKIILREALGSLQVRAVKDYWNLHDPTALNLRAGDLIMVLEQHTDGRWKGHIHDNQRGTDRVGYFPPSVVEVISQRTGGSVSCQVSLPSQRQQHFLSRAPPTSIGSAPQIEDSYALYYDHAAGDRNSVSSAGSSAGSSAGSVGSSRSAGSGQSSENGFGPNGTHKLAPSVGESREQQFPPAGPDPSKQPDGYTGGQSRQVVGGTRLGEQSGFVCPDMVLVGSDSEAIYQWLCEFQLESYTANFLTAGYDVLTVSRMTPEDLTAIGVTKPGHRKKISMEIGNLNIPEWLPDYIPSELSEWLSAIGLPQYQQRLCENGYDTISILKDITWEDLSEIGITKLGHQKKLMLAVKCLCDLHRSRHHANGSDTLRHKPTTVAIEPPEIPYDCCPLSPHTPRTPFPSFHDSELSTEVQNTMMGRAAGGGVGRGGFGVGVRESIGTCSRGSGNSGNSGISGNFTGYSQELHQQTLASAGVHSRSDESLGGGGRRQGGGGSPGRDRQRLTEVWPDQKRHPQPPTKLPITPLTPPLTPSSMPRFAYPAVHSKPKPCKPPAHPLPFSSPQASPTQRAFNYLHTQEGGTYMCQRGLPKPRAGAIPLPGQGLNTEALKKRTQSLSHYALSDGEPEDDESSLQESVPPVTMPSYATLGRKTGCGQSNSSAVQRHISRSHSFAVRSRRKGPPPPPPKRMSSVSGSQASASGVAVVAGQVEVGGVVTESAGSVRSIAARLQGSRPGGSPSKGVALPSPHNPTLASHKPVPALGLGSLRRMGAERRDRDGGIEKSPEEERVQKHGSVLESSTSPQSSSNENLPFAEEGNLTIKQRPRMGAGFRSDPEIQPQASPEDPKMQAPKSLGVPEFNLKESDTVKRRRQPKDRETHTLDEIFTASEDDGHTQPHTHSRSNGFHTHTNRDQQEEEAGVKSGSCLQRTELTGKGQKPPLSSKPTTPVLKPTTPVLKPTTPVLQTNQPCPPNQPALSSKPTSPVLKPILTPIPASQQKTATGSTQNHITASQNTHTTTCIPGNPQKPVTATKAGILQRTGTSRPTNQMPATVSASTLPQLSSSITSAPTAQATRAPSYRTLVPPGQARRAGKAQAGEACSEVLVQKRLVETNTSLGAALQVVERKTSQDDCTDGSTVKAAGNILDDIGNMFDDLADQLDAMLD
- the LOC112236150 gene encoding caskin-2-like isoform X2, coding for MGKEQDLLVAVKSGDILLAQKLLAKVTYNKTKLLGSTKRLNINYQDLDGFSALHHAALTGTTELLSLLLEAQATVDIKDINGMRPLHYAAWQGKADSVLLLLRAGASVNTLSQDGHIPLHLSAQYGHYQVSEMLLQHQSNPCLVNKANKTPLDLACEFGRLEVAQLLLNSNMVVALLEGEGLDGLDNASSNTPLHLAARNGHKDIIRVLLKAGIDINRTTQAGTCLHEAALYGKTEVVCLLLDAGIDVNLRDTYNQTALDNVNQFTTSSASRDIKIILREALGSLQVRAVKDYWNLHDPTALNLRAGDLIMVLEQHTDGRWKGHIHDNQRGTDRVGYFPPSVVEVISQRTGGSVSCQVSLPSQRQQHFLSRAPPTSIGSAPQIEDSYALYYDHAGDRNSVSSAGSSAGSSAGSVGSSRSAGSGQSSENGFGPNGTHKLAPSVGESREQQFPPAGPDPSKQPDGYTGGQSRQVVGGTRLGEQSGFVCPDMVLVGSDSEAIYQWLCEFQLESYTANFLTAGYDVLTVSRMTPEDLTAIGVTKPGHRKKISMEIGNLNIPEWLPDYIPSELSEWLSAIGLPQYQQRLCENGYDTISILKDITWEDLSEIGITKLGHQKKLMLAVKCLCDLHRSRHHANGSDTLRHKPTTVAIEPPEIPYDCCPLSPHTPRTPFPSFHDSELSTEVQNTMMGRAAGGGVGRGGFGVGVRESIGTCSRGSGNSGNSGISGNFTGYSQELHQQTLASAGVHSRSDESLGGGGRRQGGGGSPGRDRQRLTEVWPDQKRHPQPPTKLPITPLTPPLTPSSMPRFAYPAVHSKPKPCKPPAHPLPFSSPQASPTQRAFNYLHTQEGGTYMCQRGLPKPRAGAIPLPGQGLNTEALKKRTQSLSHYALSDGEPEDDESSLQESVPPVTMPSYATLGRKTGCGQSNSSAVQRHISRSHSFAVRSRRKGPPPPPPKRMSSVSGSQASASGVAVVAGQVEVGGVVTESAGSVRSIAARLQGSRPGGSPSKGVALPSPHNPTLASHKPVPALGLGSLRRMGAERRDRDGGIEKSPEEERVQKHGSVLESSTSPQSSSNENLPFAEEGNLTIKQRPRMGAGFRSDPEIQPQASPEDPKMQAPKSLGVPEFNLKESDTVKRRRQPKDRETHTLDEIFTASEDDGHTQPHTHSRSNGFHTHTNRDQQEEEAGVKSGSCLQRTELTGKGQKPPLSSKPTTPVLKPTTPVLKPTTPVLQTNQPCPPNQPALSSKPTSPVLKPILTPIPASQQKTATGSTQNHITASQNTHTTTCIPGNPQKPVTATKAGILQRTGTSRPTNQMPATVSASTLPQLSSSITSAPTAQATRAPSYRTLVPPGQARRAGKAQAGEACSEVLVQKRLVETNTSLGAALQVVERKTSQDDCTDGSTVKAAGNILDDIGNMFDDLADQLDAMLD
- the LOC112236150 gene encoding caskin-2-like isoform X3, giving the protein MGKEQDLLVAVKSGDILLAQKLLAKVTYNKTKLLGSTKRLNINYQDLDGFSALHHAALTGTTELLSLLLEAQATVDIKDINGMRPLHYAAWQGKADSVLLLLRAGASVNTLSQDGHIPLHLSAQYGHYQVSEMLLQHQSNPCLVNKANKTPLDLACEFGRLEVAQLLLNSNMVVALLEGEGLDGLDNASSNTPLHLAARNGHKDIIRVLLKAGIDINRTTQAGTCLHEAALYGKTEVVCLLLDAGIDVNLRDTYNQTALDNVNQFTTSSASRDIKIILREALGSLQVRAVKDYWNLHDPTALNLRAGDLIMVLEQHTDGRWKGHIHDNQRGTDRVGYFPPSVVEVISQRTGGSVSCQVSLPSQRQQHFLSRAPPTSIGSAPQIEDSYALYYDHAAGDRNSVSSAGSSAGSSAGSVGSSRSAGSGQSSENGFGPNGTHKLAPSVGESREQQFPPAGPDPSKQPDGYTGGQSRQVVGGTRLGEQSGFVCPDMVLVGSDSEAIYQWLCEFQLESYTANFLTAGYDVLTVSRMTPEDLTAIGVTKPGHRKKISMEIGNLNIPEWLPDYIPSELSEWLSAIGLPQYQQRLCENGYDTISILKDITWEDLSEIGITKLGHQKKLMLAVKCLCDLHRSRHHANGSDTLRHKPTTVAIEPPEIPYDCCPLSPHTPRTPFPSFHDSELSTEVQNTMMGRAAGGGVGRGGFGVGVRESIGTCSRGSGNSGNSGISGNFTGYSQELHQQTLASAGVHSRSDESLGGGGRRQGGGGSPGRDRQRLTEVWPDQKRHPQPPTKLPITPLTPPLTPSSMPRFAYPAVHSKPKPCKPPAHPLPFSSPQASPTQRAFNYLHTQEGGTYMCQRGLPKPRAGAIPLPGQGLNTEALKKRTQSLSHYALSDGEPEDDESSLQESVPPVTMPSYATLGRKTGCGQSNSSAVQRHISRSHSFAVRSRRKGPPPPPPKRMSSVSGSQASASGVAVVAGQVEVGGVVTESAGSVRSIAARLQGSRPGGSPSKGVALPSPHNPTLASHKPVPALGLGSLRRMGAERRDRDGGIEKSPEEERVQKHGSVLESSTSPQSSSNENLPFAEEGNLTIKQRPRMGAGFRSDPEIQPQASPEDPKMQAPKSLGVPEFNLKESDTVKRRRQPKDRETHTLDEIFTASEDDGHTQPHTHSRSNGFHTHTNRDQQEEEAGVKSGSCLQRTELTGKGQKPPLSSKPTTPVLKPTTPVLKPTTPVLQTNQPCPPNQPALSSKPTSPVLKPILTPIPASQQKTATGSTQNHITASQNTHTTTCIPGNPQKPVTATKAGILQRTGTSRPTNQMPATVSASTLPQLSSSITSAPTAQATRAPSYRTLVPPGQARRAGKAQAGEACSEVLVQKRLVETNTSLGAALQVVERKTSQDDCTDGTVKAAGNILDDIGNMFDDLADQLDAMLD